One segment of Synechococcus sp. A15-24 DNA contains the following:
- the psb29 gene encoding photosystem II biogenesis protein Psp29: MAERHTIADSKRAFHQAFPHVIAPLYRRIADELLVELHLLSHQAAFQANNLFAVGLTTVFKRFTQGYRPVEHPAALLSALCSSNGFDAEQLKQTAQQCLQDAKGHSDDASQSWLKEQSLRDGSHYSRLMAVGLLALLEGSSDESDAEALRQQAIDLSPDLGLPAERVEKDLTVFSSNSERMEQAVELMQETLAAERRKKEKRLAEATQGSAS; the protein is encoded by the coding sequence TTGGCTGAGCGTCACACCATCGCGGACAGCAAGCGCGCCTTTCATCAGGCCTTTCCGCATGTCATTGCTCCGCTGTACCGGCGGATTGCTGATGAACTACTGGTGGAGCTGCACCTGCTGAGTCACCAGGCTGCGTTCCAAGCCAACAACCTTTTCGCCGTCGGCCTCACCACCGTGTTTAAGCGCTTCACCCAGGGCTACCGCCCTGTGGAGCACCCCGCAGCCTTGTTATCTGCGCTTTGCAGCAGCAACGGATTTGACGCTGAACAGCTGAAGCAAACGGCTCAGCAATGCCTGCAGGACGCCAAAGGGCATTCCGATGACGCATCCCAGAGCTGGTTGAAAGAACAGTCCCTGAGAGACGGCTCTCACTACTCAAGACTGATGGCGGTTGGACTTCTCGCTCTGCTGGAAGGGTCGTCGGACGAGAGCGATGCAGAGGCCCTGCGTCAGCAGGCCATCGATCTGTCACCGGATCTTGGACTACCGGCTGAACGCGTCGAAAAGGATTTGACCGTGTTCTCCTCCAACAGTGAGCGGATGGAGCAGGCCGTGGAACTGATGCAGGAAACCCTCGCTGCGGAACGACGCAAGAAAGAAAAGCGCCTCGCAGAAGCCACTCAAGGTTCAGCCAGCTGA
- a CDS encoding DUF2256 domain-containing protein: MKSGLPSKICPVCERPFQWRKAWRNNWDSVIYCSERCRWRKFKQPDSK, encoded by the coding sequence ATGAAGTCCGGATTGCCCAGCAAAATCTGCCCGGTTTGTGAGCGGCCGTTTCAGTGGCGCAAGGCCTGGCGAAACAACTGGGATTCAGTGATCTATTGCTCGGAAAGATGCCGATGGCGCAAATTCAAACAACCAGATTCAAAATAA
- the ftsH gene encoding ATP-dependent zinc metalloprotease FtsH → MNQRWRIVALWLLPIGVVLLIGWQVISNGGLNSQNAGGTTVAPRNAAVARMSYGRFLDYVEAGRVTAVDIYDGGRNAVIEAVDPDLDNRVQRLRVDLPGLAPELVNTLKEEGISFDIHPPRTAPQALGLLGNLLFPLLLIGSLIFLARRNSGMPGGPGQAMQFGKSKARFMMEAETGVMFDDVAGVAEAKQELQEVVTFLKQPERFTSVGAQIPRGLLLVGPPGTGKTLLAKAIAGEAGVPFFSLSGSEFVEMFVGVGASRVRDLFKKAKENSPCLIFIDEIDAVGRQRGAGIGGGNDEREQTLNQLLTEMDGFEGNSGIIIIAATNRPDVLDSALMRPGRFDRQVTVDAPDIKGRLSILEVHCRNKKLEEELSLESIARRTPGFTGADLANLMNEAAILTARRRKEAIGLSEIDDAVDRIIAGMEGRPLTDGRSKRLIAYHEVGHALIGTLVKDHDPVQKVTLIPRGQAQGLTWFSPDEEQTLVTRAQLKARIMGALGGRAAEDVVFGHEEVTTGAGGDIQQVASMARQMVTRLGMSDLGPVALEGGGQEVFLGRDLMSRNDISESISQQIDAQVRQMVKRCYEETLDIVAANREAMDRLVELLIEKETMDGGEFAAVVAEFTQVPDKDRTVVMLD, encoded by the coding sequence ATGAATCAGCGTTGGCGCATTGTCGCCCTCTGGCTTCTGCCCATCGGCGTCGTGCTCCTGATCGGTTGGCAGGTGATCAGCAACGGTGGTCTGAACAGTCAGAACGCCGGGGGCACCACGGTGGCGCCTCGCAATGCAGCGGTGGCCCGCATGAGTTACGGCCGCTTCCTCGACTACGTGGAAGCCGGTCGCGTGACAGCTGTGGACATCTACGACGGTGGCCGCAATGCTGTGATCGAAGCCGTTGATCCTGACCTCGACAACCGCGTCCAGCGTCTGCGGGTGGATCTTCCCGGTCTTGCTCCGGAACTGGTCAACACCCTGAAGGAAGAGGGGATCAGCTTCGACATCCACCCCCCACGTACAGCACCTCAGGCCCTTGGCCTGTTGGGCAATCTGCTGTTCCCGCTGCTGTTGATCGGATCATTGATCTTCCTAGCCCGTCGCAACAGCGGCATGCCCGGAGGCCCCGGCCAGGCCATGCAGTTCGGCAAGAGCAAGGCTCGCTTCATGATGGAAGCGGAAACCGGTGTGATGTTTGATGACGTCGCCGGTGTTGCTGAGGCCAAGCAGGAACTTCAGGAAGTGGTGACTTTCCTGAAGCAACCCGAGCGTTTCACGTCTGTTGGTGCTCAGATTCCCCGTGGACTGCTGCTGGTTGGTCCTCCTGGAACTGGCAAGACACTTCTTGCCAAGGCGATTGCGGGTGAAGCTGGCGTTCCATTCTTCTCCCTGTCCGGCTCTGAGTTTGTCGAAATGTTCGTGGGTGTCGGTGCAAGCCGGGTCCGCGATCTGTTCAAGAAAGCCAAGGAAAACAGCCCCTGTTTGATCTTCATCGACGAAATCGATGCCGTTGGACGTCAACGTGGCGCTGGCATTGGTGGCGGTAATGACGAGCGTGAGCAAACTCTTAACCAGCTGCTCACCGAAATGGATGGTTTCGAAGGCAACAGCGGTATCATCATCATTGCGGCAACCAACCGTCCGGACGTGCTGGACTCAGCCCTGATGCGTCCTGGTCGCTTCGACCGTCAGGTCACCGTCGATGCCCCTGACATCAAGGGTCGACTCTCCATTCTGGAAGTTCATTGCCGCAACAAAAAGCTTGAAGAGGAGCTGTCCCTCGAGAGCATTGCCCGACGCACCCCAGGATTCACGGGTGCTGACCTAGCCAACCTGATGAATGAGGCCGCCATCCTCACGGCTCGTCGCCGCAAAGAAGCCATTGGCCTCAGCGAGATAGATGATGCCGTTGACCGGATCATCGCCGGCATGGAAGGCCGTCCACTGACCGATGGCCGAAGCAAGCGTCTGATCGCTTACCACGAGGTGGGCCATGCGTTGATCGGCACCCTGGTGAAGGATCATGACCCGGTTCAGAAGGTCACACTGATTCCTCGCGGGCAAGCACAGGGCCTTACCTGGTTCTCACCGGATGAAGAGCAGACCCTTGTGACCCGGGCGCAGCTCAAAGCAAGAATCATGGGAGCACTCGGTGGTCGGGCTGCAGAAGATGTGGTGTTCGGTCATGAGGAAGTGACCACAGGTGCTGGTGGTGACATTCAGCAAGTTGCTTCCATGGCTCGCCAGATGGTGACCCGCCTCGGGATGAGTGATCTGGGTCCCGTCGCCCTTGAAGGCGGAGGTCAGGAGGTGTTCCTTGGCCGAGACTTGATGTCCCGCAATGACATCTCGGAATCAATCTCCCAACAGATTGATGCTCAGGTCCGTCAAATGGTCAAGCGCTGCTACGAGGAAACTCTTGACATCGTCGCGGCCAACCGTGAGGCGATGGATCGCCTCGTAGAACTACTGATTGAAAAAGAAACCATGGATGGCGGCGAGTTCGCAGCTGTTGTGGCTGAATTCACTCAGGTGCCAGACAAGGACCGCACGGTGGTGATGCTCGACTGA
- the petN gene encoding cytochrome b6-f complex subunit PetN translates to MLFTVAWASLAAMFSFSIAMVVWGRNGDGTLNF, encoded by the coding sequence ATGCTGTTCACCGTCGCCTGGGCATCGCTCGCCGCCATGTTCAGCTTCTCCATCGCCATGGTGGTGTGGGGTCGCAACGGCGACGGAACCTTGAACTTCTGA
- a CDS encoding DUF2103 domain-containing protein, giving the protein MGRVVITHSTYVDGLIPWLKSLAKDRRIQTVTPAVINRVRGRSQTLQLRVSTPIRGGFKLMARKGSSVQEVFVVTELEQSQLQKVVDDHRP; this is encoded by the coding sequence TTGGGCCGGGTCGTCATCACCCACAGCACCTATGTGGACGGGCTGATTCCCTGGCTCAAAAGCCTTGCCAAGGACCGCCGCATTCAAACGGTCACGCCAGCCGTGATCAATCGGGTTCGAGGTCGCAGTCAGACGCTTCAACTGCGGGTTTCAACCCCCATTCGCGGCGGGTTCAAGTTGATGGCTCGCAAGGGCAGCAGTGTTCAAGAAGTTTTTGTTGTCACAGAGCTGGAACAGAGCCAACTTCAAAAGGTCGTCGATGACCACAGGCCCTGA
- the clpS gene encoding ATP-dependent Clp protease adapter ClpS — protein sequence MSSSSPGSASLLERQTITQRYPQARVIVLDDDVNTFQHVVDSLRKIIPGMSEEKAWGLANRIDGQGSAEVWCGPLEQAELYHQQLAAEGLTMAPLERC from the coding sequence ATGAGCAGCTCAAGTCCTGGCTCAGCGTCGTTGCTTGAGCGCCAGACCATCACCCAGCGCTATCCCCAGGCCCGTGTGATTGTTCTCGATGACGACGTCAACACGTTTCAGCACGTGGTTGACAGCCTGCGCAAGATCATCCCGGGCATGAGTGAGGAAAAGGCCTGGGGACTCGCCAACCGCATCGACGGACAGGGTTCCGCTGAAGTCTGGTGCGGTCCGCTTGAGCAGGCCGAGCTGTACCACCAGCAGCTGGCCGCAGAGGGGCTCACCATGGCTCCACTCGAACGCTGCTGA
- the clpP gene encoding ATP-dependent Clp endopeptidase proteolytic subunit ClpP, with translation MIPIVIEESGRGERAFDIYSRLLRERIIFLGEAVTSDSANRIVAQMLFLEAEDPEKDIYLYINSPGGSVYDGLGIFDTMQHIKPDVHTVCVGLAASMGAFLLCAGTKGKRSSLQHSRIMIHQPLGGARGQASDIRIQADEILYLKERLNQELSDRTGQPLDRIQQDTDRDFFMSPGEAVEYGLIDSVIDKRPVQAVE, from the coding sequence ATGATTCCAATCGTGATCGAGGAGTCAGGTCGTGGTGAAAGGGCTTTTGACATCTATTCGCGCTTGCTACGCGAACGCATCATTTTCTTGGGGGAAGCCGTCACGAGTGATTCGGCCAATCGCATCGTTGCTCAGATGCTCTTCTTAGAAGCAGAAGACCCCGAGAAGGATATTTATCTCTACATCAATTCACCCGGCGGTTCCGTTTACGACGGCCTTGGCATCTTTGACACCATGCAGCACATCAAGCCTGATGTGCACACTGTTTGTGTCGGCTTGGCGGCGAGTATGGGAGCGTTTCTTCTCTGTGCCGGAACCAAAGGTAAGCGCAGCAGCCTTCAGCATTCGCGGATCATGATCCACCAACCCCTTGGTGGCGCCCGCGGTCAGGCCAGTGATATCCGGATTCAGGCAGACGAAATTCTATATCTCAAGGAACGACTGAACCAAGAACTCTCTGATCGCACCGGTCAGCCACTGGACCGAATTCAACAGGACACGGATCGCGACTTTTTCATGTCTCCCGGCGAGGCCGTTGAGTATGGCCTGATTGATTCCGTCATCGATAAGCGTCCCGTTCAGGCTGTGGAATGA
- a CDS encoding 5-(carboxyamino)imidazole ribonucleotide synthase: protein MTTTAEMIGVVGGGQLARMMVEAAAERQVAVAVQTGSTDDPACAGSSRQVIADPRDTAGTRQLVVGCQGITFENEWVNIDALIPLEQQGVRFRPALSALSPLINKLSQRQLLSDLSISAPPWCPLSRIPPAQPALPQGWSFPVMAKAAHGGYDGKGTVVVESIEDLARLIRSVERDEWLLECWVDYERELALVVSRDSQGRVRRFPLVETHQSQQVCDWVLAPAAVDQGVEAQAYNVAASLLTKLNYVGVLALEFFFGPDGLQVNEVAPRTHNSGHYSIEACSSSQFDQQVCIAAGLPVPSPEFTSNGALMVNLLGLETATTPLQQRLDALAALPDAHLHWYGKSPETPGRKLGHVTVLLSGADAKQREHQAESALEVIRGIWPSPTVNSALS, encoded by the coding sequence ATGACCACCACGGCCGAGATGATCGGTGTCGTCGGCGGCGGCCAGCTCGCTCGCATGATGGTGGAAGCTGCTGCAGAACGGCAGGTGGCCGTGGCGGTTCAGACCGGTTCCACCGACGACCCCGCTTGTGCTGGTTCGTCCCGTCAGGTCATCGCGGACCCTCGTGACACAGCAGGAACCCGCCAATTGGTGGTGGGCTGCCAGGGAATCACGTTTGAAAACGAGTGGGTCAACATAGATGCCCTCATTCCCCTGGAACAGCAGGGTGTGAGGTTCCGACCGGCCCTTTCTGCCCTTTCACCTCTGATCAACAAGCTGTCGCAGCGGCAGCTGTTGTCAGATCTCTCCATTTCCGCGCCTCCGTGGTGCCCGTTGAGTCGGATCCCGCCGGCTCAGCCAGCCCTGCCTCAGGGGTGGTCATTTCCGGTGATGGCGAAAGCGGCCCATGGCGGATACGACGGCAAGGGGACCGTCGTTGTGGAGTCGATTGAGGATCTGGCTCGCTTGATCCGCAGTGTGGAGAGGGATGAGTGGCTGCTGGAGTGCTGGGTGGATTACGAGCGAGAGCTGGCGCTGGTGGTGAGTCGTGATTCCCAGGGACGGGTTCGCCGTTTCCCTCTTGTGGAAACCCACCAAAGCCAGCAAGTCTGCGACTGGGTTCTGGCTCCTGCGGCTGTTGACCAAGGGGTGGAAGCCCAGGCCTACAACGTGGCAGCGTCCCTGCTCACCAAACTCAATTACGTCGGGGTTCTGGCCCTGGAGTTTTTCTTCGGACCCGATGGGTTACAGGTGAACGAAGTGGCTCCGCGAACACACAATTCCGGCCACTACTCGATCGAAGCCTGCAGCAGCAGTCAATTTGACCAACAGGTGTGCATTGCGGCCGGTCTGCCGGTTCCATCGCCTGAATTCACCAGCAATGGTGCACTAATGGTGAATCTGCTGGGGCTTGAGACAGCCACCACGCCATTACAACAACGCTTGGACGCTTTAGCGGCTTTGCCGGATGCGCACCTGCACTGGTATGGCAAGTCACCGGAAACTCCTGGACGCAAACTCGGTCACGTGACCGTGTTGCTCTCGGGGGCTGATGCAAAGCAGCGAGAGCATCAAGCCGAATCCGCACTGGAGGTTATCCGCGGCATCTGGCCGTCTCCAACGGTGAATTCAGCTTTAAGCTGA